Below is a genomic region from Miscanthus floridulus cultivar M001 chromosome 1, ASM1932011v1, whole genome shotgun sequence.
TCGCGCGTCGGGAGGGCCGGCCAGCATGTGAGAGAGAGGGAGCCCGTGGCACGGCGAAGACCTAGCAGCAACAGCTGAGCGCGAACGCGAGCGCTCGTGCCTGTGGCCCCGCGCACGTCCGTGCCCAGGCGTCTGCACGCCGGTGAGAAAGAGAGGGAGcccgctgtgcgacgggggcccggAGCAGCTGCCGAGCGAGGGACACAAGGAATTACTCGTCGCGAGCGAGCAAAGCGAGTAGAGCGCAACGGTGGGCTGCCGCGAGCAGCCGAGCAGGGAGGCCGGAGGCGCTCGCAGGGAGGCTGCGGTGGGCACCACCTCGTCCACGCTGTGCGGCGGCGGGCGCACGGGGATCCATCGTCGAGCATAGATGGAGTCTCCACCTTCTAATCCTCCGACCCCAACCTCAGATCTGCCTGCTTCGTCTTCCAGGTCACCCTCATCTCCTCTATTTTCCCTTGCTATTCCTGCTACGTCTGCAAGATGGATTTGCCCAACCAAGATGTCTGTAGTTCTGCTACTACTTGCCATAAAAAACAGTTTGCGTGGTCCAATAAAAAAACAGTCTGTAGTTCATCTCCTCTATCTTCTGAATATGTTTTTCAGCAATATGGCATAGGCAGTAGCATTCAATGATTTGTGTTCACACGTAGATGGATGACAGTAGCATCCGTTGATTGCATAGATTCAGTTTCTGGAGAGCAATTTGCCATGTACTGATAACCTTAGATGAGTGGTCCAATAAAAAAATGACAGTAGTATAATTATAAATACATGGAATGCCATTGCTTGGACTTTTATTTGCTACAATTAACTGCGTCGGGTTTACTTTAACTGGATTAAACTTTAGGGAAACTTAAAAGGGCAAAGATATgaacattttgaaatgaaccgACTCACAAATCTGTAATGCAAAAATGCTGACAAAACACAATTTGACTGCATGTAGCTGTGAATTTATAGGTTTCATTTATTGTGATACCCTAGTTGAAATCAACTCGAGAGAGTGAACTGAACTTTCATATGGCTAGCCTTCGTCTCAAACTGCAGAGATGGCTTGGCCTATGTGTCACTCTTTGTTTCTCAAATTTCCTGTGGAACTTTATTTTCTTGTACTGATTAAATAGTGAGTATTCTTAACTTGGATGGTTGAGTCAGATAGTTTTTGTTTTGGCTATTCTCCTCTGTTACTTATTTTTGTTTCTTTCCACCAAATTTCAAAACATTGTTTTTTTTCAGAAAGAGCTAATATCTGGTGATTAGAATGGAAACATACGTGTGTGGGATTTGGCCGCTAACTCATGCAGCTGTGAGTTGGTGAGTCACATACTCATATTCCAGTATTATGGTACTTCTGTGGAAAGGGTAATGCAAGAAAACAATTGATCTGTTGGTTCCAATTATTTAGGTACCGGAGGTTGATACTGCTGTAAGATCTCTGACAGTCATGTGGGATGGGAGTATGGTGGTTGCTGCAAATAACCATGGGACATGTTACGTTTGGCGCCTACTTAAGGGTACTCAGGTCAGTCTGTTCTGCAAATAACCGTATAAATATAGAGTTTGTGATTTCTGAAATTTTCAAATTATGTTATGTAGACAATTACCTGCTTTGAACCTCTGCACAAACTGCAAGCCCATGATGGCTACATTCTGAAGTGCCTGCTTTCACCAGAATTTTGCGATCCTAACAGGTAATGTAATAATGGTCTAAAAGGCTATTTTTCATGGTTCTTCCAGTGTATTATTGTGTCCTCTTgggttccatgtgacattcttgGGTTTGTTTGCAGGTATCTTGCCATAGCATCATCTGACCACACTGTAAAGATTTggaatgttgatggcttcaagtTGGAAAGAACTTTAGTCGGTAATGTTTGGAGTCTTCTTTTAACAATTCTCCATCTCATACTCATCTTATGTTTCCGAATGAGATCCTGAAACATCACTGGCAATCAACTTCTTAGGCCATCAGCGCTGGGTTTGGGACTGTGTATTCTCGGTCGATGGTGCTTATCTGATAACAGGTATGAACTACACCGTGTTGCCCTCTGCCTTCCCCGATGATTTATCAGTTGCACAGTTAACCGGTCTGTTCTCTCTTGCAGCTTCTTCAGACACCACAGCGAGGCTATGGACGATGTCAACCGGAGAGGCCATCAGGGTGTACCAGGGTCATCACAAGGCCACCGTGTGCTGCGCTCTCCATGATGGGGCAGAATCAGCGCCCTCATAACCATGTTGTGACTGCTTTCCTGTACATACTTTGGATTGCAGAACTTTTTTTCACTCTTAACTTATGACCTGGTAGCGTTTAACGCCTAGTTGTTGAAATGCGGGGCTGTAGCTATATATGCAGCAAGCGGTAGTGTTTAACGCTCTGTTGTTGAAATGCGGGGCTGTAGCTGTATATATGCGGCAAGCCTCTGGGGCTGCGTACAAATAATTTGCGTGCTGTTGGTGGATGATTCTGCAGAATTTTAGTGGTACTTCTTTTTGCTCTATGAATTGAATGCAGCAATGGTTACGCATTGAAtttttgtggatgtatatatgtatatttgtggcggtcagattcgaattttaattatatatatatatatatatatatatatatatatatatatatatatatatatatatatatatatatggtcagatttgaatttgaattatttattttttttgctggaaaatccactgtaggggcggttcttgattgaactgcccttacaaatacacacagcaggggcggctggtgatacagccgcctttacagaagtccactacaggggcggctgatattatcagccgcccttacagagggcactgcaggggcggctgaaaacaccagccgcccctacagaggttactgcaggggcggctgaaaacaccagccgcccctatagaggTCACTGCAGGAGCGGTCAGGAAACCGctcctacagaggcaccctctgtaggaacaccctgggaagggcggctgacgcagccgcccctacagaggcttttgagccgcccctacagttaatttctgtagtagtgcggGATGTCCAGCTTCCGGAGCAGATCGGCGACGATCAGAACGTGCTGGGCCAGCTGGTGGCACAGATCCCTGTTGCGGCGTGCGGTGTGCGCCGCCTGCAGGATCATGTTCACCAGGCCGAACGCGTCGACGCCGGTGACCTGCATCTCGCTCGCCGCCTGCCCCACCCTATCCCAGGACGATGCCATATATGTATATGCAGTTGCTGTTTGAGACTGACTTACTAACTGCGAGCATGTCGGATTACAAGCGAATATACGAGTGATTAGATTCAGCAACAAAAGTAAGTATCGATCACGGAGCAGGCAAAAATTATGGCACCTTGGAAAGGACACCAGATAGAGCAAAGATTAAAGCTCAACCTTCATCGAGTCGCTCaactggatttgcagttttgcacttgcagcagcagcagcagttctTCCTCCTGCTAGTTTGTAGATCAGATCCAGGTCAACGCTGTGAGAGACTGAGAGCACGGTGAGCCCTTCTTCCTCTCTCGAAAGTGTTGTCCGGTCCTTGGAGACTCGCGTTCCCAGGATGATGACTAGCTAAAACGCGTCTGAGAAGTCTGTAGGAAACTTCAATTCCGGTATCCGGAAATGGCCCGTATACCTGACTCCTTTGTCCTCACATGACAAGTGCTAAGGTCCTTGAGACCAAGGTATATACATATTTTAATCATGCACAATGTACATATTGGGCGTTGGAATTTTGTCGCTTTTGCCTCTTCCACTTGTCCATAATTCTATGTCTTCTTTTTATTTCTTCATGCCTCAACATTTCACCTTGCGATGGCCAATTGGTTCTAGAAGATAAAATACCATTAATATCTTCACACCTTATCATTCTCAAACAAGTGACCAAGCAAAAACTTTGAACAAACAAATTAATAACATTCTACAAAATACCGTGGAGGAGATATAGGGAAGGTGTGGATGAACAAGCTTCCTAATGTGCTTTGGAAATATATATAGGTCTGTATATGAGACACCCCTTGGGATGTTACCTTATCAGCTCATATATGGAAAGACCTACTACCATCTGTCGGCCGAGTTTGAAAGAGCTCATTGGCCAATCAAGAAGTGGAACATGAATTTCCAACAAGCCAGGAGAAATAGACCGATGTGCGCAATTGTCTGAGCTAGAGGAATGGACAGAGAAGGCATACCATAGCATCAAGATTTACAAGGAAAGAATCAAACGATGGCGCAACAAAAGGCTCAAGAAGAAAGAATTCAAGTAAGGTGACAAGTTACTACTACTCAACTCAAGAGTGCTATTCAAGCATGGAAAGCTTAGAAGCAAGTGGGATGGTCCATTTGAAGTCGTCAACACGTCATTACATGGAGCCATCACACTTCAAAGCCACAAACGATTTAAGGTAAATGGACAATGCTTAAAGGTTTACCCTGAACCGATAAACATGAAAATGAAGTGGATGTGATTAAATTTGTTTGATTTTGCTAACACATTGCTCAAACTTAACTTTTTAATCATGATTTCTTATTGTGCTTGTTTATAGCCAACTATTTTATTTTCTAGTCACCTTAAACCTTATAAGTGTTCATGTAAATTTGTGGCACgttcgggcaccaagcacgatccgTCAAACCAGGTTGGGTTCGCCACACATGGTCTAGGTCCGCCCAACCCGGCATGGTCATGTATCCTCCCTAGTTTTTGCATAGCTCTTCCTCTACCCATTCTTATCTTGACCCTACAAAAGTGCGACAGAGCAACTTTGGGTTTGCATGACCTCGGTTTTCTTTAAAATCCCGTCCAAactcaccttcttcttctcctcaccTTGAAGCCTTCATCCCTAAAGTCGAAACCATTCTTGACAATTGTTGATCGTACCCCAACCATTTCTCCAAGAACCCAACCTTTGGCCATCCTAGAACCCCTTCCAGAGAAAACCCTCAACCCAAAACATCATGGAAATTAGAGGAGATTAAGGCCCTCGGTGGTGCCTCTAGTCATCATGCCACTAGAGGGGGAGGTTGAGAGACCTTCTCCTAGGCCAAGCACCACCCTAGAGGTCTACCAACCCAAGGGCGAGCACCCTTTGCCTCTCCCACTCTATTTCCCAGTCCCTTTCTTCCAAGAGGACACAAGGGAAGGAATGGTTACAAAGgtgagcctattaaaatttcctTCAAGCCACAACACAACTAGGCAAGTATTAGTAGCAAAGGTGAGCCCTAATAGAAATATTTTCACCTAGTCTACAAGCCAAGCAAGCACTCCTACGCAAGTCTAGTGAAGTAAGAGCTAAAGCATATAAGCTACTCACTAGAACAACCATCTAACAACTAGGAGCACAAGCTACACTAAGGACTACTAGTAAGAACAACTACACTAAAACAACCAAGAGCTactcaactacacaagcacaagagTACAACAAGTAAGGACCATGTGTAGAAGGCACAaactgtaacacccttggtgttacgctgtacaatcttttgctaaaaaactgcatagcatcatatttatgtgtaaatgtatGTAATATAGAGTGTAAATCAATGTACGTAACTTAAAACGACCAACGGAAATGCCTAACGAAAGGTCGTTCGTGAAGTATAAAATTATCAAGTACGGATGTtcgcgaatttttattgaacgaaaacactatagaatgTATATGTGGAACTTTAGTAGAGTTGGaagtatgaactttgtagatggtgatgaaatacctacggtcaagaaaggaattcactagctagcatacctaatagcttggaaatcgaatttgacgcgaatccgatcaagacttagtcgatttAGTAAGTCTGAAAAGTGGtttgacaaagctatgtttgaTATTTTTTGTAGGAGAATTGGATTAAGTAGTGAGGTGGTTTCAtgacttgttttagtagcttgatatgcCCTCTTAGGAATTGCATAGGTGGTTTGGCGATTAGATCAACGTTTTGGGGTTTTTTGAACGCTTTAAAAATCGTGCGCATGACGTTCTCGGCTAGTTTTATCGCATGGGTGCGGTCTCCATTGCTCCTGTGCCATCGTCTACGCGCCGGTCGCGCGAGTGAGCGCACGTGCTTGGCCGGGCTCGGCTGGCTACGGTGGCCGGCAGCCCTGGCTGGCAGCGGACCCTCCTCTCCGTCGCGATGTACGCTGCCGCTGGAGTCACTGTTGGTGCCCTGGGGCCACCGCGTCAGGCTGTGCAGGCTCTGCTCCGCCAGGCATCGTCATCATCCGTGCATGTGCCGTGGCATCGCATGGCCGCAGCTGCCATCGCTAGCAAGCACATGTTCCTCTCCATCATGTCAGCACATCGCATGCACCCACCGCTTGTGTCACGTCACCGCTGCACTGGCACATGGCCGTGTCACCGTCGGCTTGCCAATTAAGGTGCTACAGCCGCACGAGCCGTGCCGACTCGTACGCACACGTGTAACCTTCCCTGTGTGCCTTTGTCAATTTCTTTTGAGTGGCGTGCGCTACTCTGTGCTCCCTCGGTCACCTCCACCTTTAATGGCGTCGCGCCGGCGTCATCGAGCCGCGCCAAGGCTAGCTCGCAGCACTGGTCTAATTCGAGGAATTGCGCATGCCAGAAAAGCAAGTGGGAACAAGCTTTTTTGGCGTGCGCAATTCCTCGAATTAGACCAGCGCTGCGAGCTAGCCTTAGCGCGGCTCGATGATGCCGGCATCGCCGCCACACGGGTGCGAGCGTGGGTGCCCGAGGACTTAGCCGTGGTGAAGATAGTTTGTTCCGAGGGTTAGTTTGCTTAAACGCTAACTGTGGGAATAGTACTACAGACCTCGGGGTGAATCACCGGTAGTTCGAGGACGTTTTAGCAAATGTACCGACGTGCGCGGGCCTCCCCACCGCGGGCCGTCGTCGCACGGTTGGGCCGCGTCCGCGTGGGCCGCATCGCTCGCTCATGGGCCACGCAGATGGATTTTAGTTTTCCTTTTTCCAGGGAttagtaaatgtttattcaatttaattttgagttgatctttggaaaattatagtaaattctataggtgtccaaaaatagtgtaACAAAATTTGTTAATtccacaaaaatgttatctacctATTGGTGCAGTTAGTTTGCAGTTATCTCtaataatgatagattcattaattcatttaggaaagcttagtattatttagcctaatatttgtaggaatttttgtggcaaattggtgatagctttagccataaaatatttacagtaggttcatagattattatgtgctcactataatttttgtagccttagaatatgttgataaatatagtagctagtactcctaattttagtatatatatagtaaatcagtattaagagaaagaatgcctttagttgctaagttaatatacAAAATGTTTCATGCTTGTTTAGTGGAAATGATAGGCAACTTAGTGTCTTAGTCGATAGAGCAAGCTTAGTagttgatagatgtattcttattttaagaagttgctgttgtcgtattactaagtgttgtatcatcatttcatgcatgtagataccgagttggtagagttcgtgcctgtggATGAACATGTGTATGAGGAGatcattgaagagtacgaggaggagattctcatttaggagggagccctggaggcatcagttgctgactttgttgacttcccgtctgcctaaggcaagccccggtgcataacccttattttaaatgatcactaaatatatatatatatatgatgtgcttTTACGTTACatgtattttatggaaactacctacatagatatacctacctatgagtcctactagcataggtcaagtagttgctatgctcaggattttagtagcgtgagtaacctgccgttactcacaataggtaattattattatcactcatggtaaaaatggtgaaaggaaaaatggagaccggacagggatatggtttggatattggtgggtgtaagaggttgtgtcctgcggccaatggggcatagcctAGTTACACTGTTtctctatctgtgtcggttaaggaccagccattGCAATGGACTCTAGgaaagtcacaaacttattatcatgagcacatacttgtgtatgggcacatggaaggcttgttgctctcttatcgtgggttttggctctttccggaccgactgattggaggcggggatggtgaaggtctaagcaccgcactgagtccgggactcaggagcgggggcttggagtctaagtttggacggggacctagaccccgtgataggagagtggtgggttggtcctacttatgcctagggtacaaacagagcgtgtgttttggggtacccagctaggcacattgattcatgaattgctggtgatccggtatggcttgtctacactctagcatcgtagtaagaactgaaagaggaaaggtggtgaaatggaactgtttgctcaactcctgcttgaaagtagaacatgtgcttacatagaatggctagataaagtaataatcatgactgctaaaaataaacatacataaggatgcactattagtattgctttctgcaaaaagaaacctagcaaaccataaagcttattatattccttggagtcggaaaattgttcccactagtcggataagtcttgtgagtatattgtgtactaagagtttatttacccctattgtaggtactgcttgaggagtagccgttgtgtgaaggattcttctagtgggcatagatggatccttgtattttatcgatagatgtttcttttcattccgctgttaaatttccgcactctgaatttggtcttgtaataatgtatttataagacctctagatgtatgaaatggactaagtaatataaacttgttctcattattggatcctgaggaaaaaatgtggattattcgagctctcccttggggtgtgctcgacagaatccACCCGTTTtagctcgctctcggggtgcttagtgtctagtggaagacaagcgcctccgtaattgtgttattttgggcagttctaccacagttggtatcagagccaataatgagccTATGAGTTTCATCACCCTtttccaaaacctaaaatttgaccaacaaaagttttgtgaaaagtaggatgcgataattatttaaataagtataagccctagcaatatggtttatctaggatagcgacactagttttatctaattagttttctataggtacactgacttatgttgcgtaagaaatcaTTTAGCAAacgaaaagtgagtgtgcgatgtgccaaaatttttgcgaatgccgctatattccggcttgagtgaacgtactAGCCAATGCATACATCATGATAAGAGAATATTGTTTAAACTAAACTCCGCTAcatgtataattggattagtaaattgataggatgaactaaaagaatgctttaataaatgtcttatcatttctctaatctcttgttcctgatctggagggttgtcctaaatggttggttcctatctatttTCAGAAGAACTTGAGGTCCagtcgtgggagcaccagtgctagagcaggccatggtcttggcgaaggccaaggtgaaagtggccgggGCAATGGGAacggcaacggggagagccatgaggccccacttctggctcctccttcgccaccgccacctccaatgactcatgcggagatgatggcggagatgttGGCTTCTCGtcgtgagtcagcccgtgccatggagctattggcataggctatcggtggcttcgccCATGGAGGGCACGGCGgaaatggtgggaatgggggtggtgctcgcagtcctgagggaccctactcttatcaggatttcttaaagacacacccacccacgttcatgcCGATGACTGAGCCTCTAAATGCGGAGCATTAGCTTCGCATTCTGaagcaaaagtttctgctacTCACCGTAACTGAAGAGCAGAAAGTGCACTTTGCAGCGCAACAGCTATTGGGATATACTATTGAATGTGGGATACATTtaatgccatgcagccggtggatCATCGagtgacctggcaggagttcactgcggccttcagagagtattatattcctgctggtgttctaAATAGGAAGTTGACAGAGTTTCTAGACCTTCGGCAAGGAAGCATGTCcatgatggactatgtcaacaagttcaaccacttgtcatagtatgttgggactcatgttgatacatatgagaagaagagagaccgtttttatcatggcctctcttgcatcttgtagaaggagttatatataggaaactatcagacctttggggcaatgatgaacgctgctattgccatggagggattgTAGCATGACTCTCAGGCAGAATGGAAGCACAAGCGGGTGgctactaggtcttctagtcaccccaggCGTAGAAGGTGCATGTTGTCAGGCGGGTGCCCTATTAGTCTTTGGGTGGGCATTCATTTCAATAGCCTCAGCAGACCTTTTAGGCATCTTCCACTCAGTATTGTGCCCCTACCCAGCAGGTGCAACATTAGTAGCCCCTaggacagtaggtcccacctcatctgggataggggaacaagcctggtgcttgtttcaagcactgttcgcctaaacagtcgtttagcccatttaaacatcgtgtaaacgctacatggtGGTGCGCCATTTTTGTTTAATCAcctgtttaccccgtttaattggatgtttagcctgtttaatgggacattttgcccgaataatggctaaatggtaggtggccgactgtttaccgtttagcgtttaggaaaacactggtttcaagtgtggcaaggaaggccactatgcctaGGAGTGTCCGCAAAACCAGCCTACACAATTAGCTCAGCCCTCAGCTAACTCCCGCCTAATCAAGCGAACAGTTATAAAGAAGAAAGTGCTAGTGAGCCGATCTGGATAGGTTAATTTCAcagaggctgaggaaatattgcaaaatgaaccggtgatggctggtatgttcactagtgattcccatccagcttatgtgttgtttgattctggtgtatcacattcattcatgagcatgggatttgcacactagcacaatatacctcttatggctataccttttgcctatagaatcagtactctgggtggacagttgtgcgttaatactcggatGGACATAGTGGGCTTAGTGTTAGCCACTCATACTTACCGTCTCTATATCATGGTGCTgcttgggcaaggcattgatgcaattcttggATCTAaagtagagagttgttgagttatgacttccttcttctgaggataggatgtctcttcttactccctcagatccagccttacatgttgctgctcatgctgaagcttctcctaatcttgcctctattcctatggtctatgagttcctggatgtctttcctgatgatctacctaggttgccactagatagagatgtggagttctccattgagttagagcctagCACTGCCCCTATCTCTTGTTGGCCGTACCGCATGGCCCCGaaggaattggctaaaatgaagaaacagttagaagagttgttggaaaagggattcatccatcctagctcttcaccatggggctgtttagccatttttgtgaagaaggatagCACTCTTCGGAtttgtgtggattatcgccctgtCAAtatggtaaccattaagaacaagtatcctttacctcatattgatactttgttcgatcaactagctggtgccaaggtgttctccaagattgatctccgtttaggctatcatcaaatcaagattagaccacaagatataccaaagacagcctTTTCCACTAGTTATGGGCTGTATGAATGctgggttgtatgaatacctagtcatgtcttttggtcttaccaatgctcctgcatttttcatgtatctcatgaactcagtctttatgatggagttagacaagtttgtggtggtattaaTTGATGATATCTtaattgtagcacccggttttaaaggcaaaaccagatacacactatatgtgagcccaggaagtcaaatctcacatatagccataaataaaggtaatatcaagagacaatacttattacataacgtattagtaaaaagaaaataacctcagagtatagacaacagaaagttgactccgatcttcaggcgaagactccaaatctatagggacgactgactggttgaccacaagcctaactcctccaaaccagcaatctggtacccatctgtgatttttatccaatgtatagaaaaataaagcaagcttaagtacatgtcgtacttaacaattatatcatggggttcatgaggctcaaatggctgacactagtttactgtgattagcctttgtttagcataattttagcaattggttggcaacaagtttatccataagcccataaacacatgatcaggtaaacatgaataatgaatagcataaacaattaatcattaaaacaattatccattagtgatcatctc
It encodes:
- the LOC136491276 gene encoding target of rapamycin complex subunit LST8-like, whose protein sequence is MWDGSMVVAANNHGTCYVWRLLKGTQTITCFEPLHKLQAHDGYILKCLLSPEFCDPNRYLAIASSDHTVKIWNVDGFKLERTLVGHQRWVWDCVFSVDGAYLITASSDTTARLWTMSTGEAIRVYQGHHKATVCCALHDGAESAPS